Within Gilvibacter sp. SZ-19, the genomic segment AACCTCCAACGATTCTAAAATCGATAGTAGAAAGGTCTCTAAGGTCTTGTACTCGAGTTAGTGTATAACCCGCCACTAGGTTGTTCTGCTGACTCTCTTCTGCTGGTTTGAATTTACCTTGAACTGCAATGGCCGGACCAGCCTCCACACTGAGATGATGTCTAAAGATATTGTAACTGGCCAGGAACTGTAATTGAACCGATTGTTGGCTCATGTTCACTAGTTCATCGCCATTGATCCCAACGGTTTGCAAATCAACTTGTTGGTTGTAAAAGGTCACGGCATAGATAAAGTCCATGGTCTTGCTGTAAGACCCGCGCGTCTCAAGGCCTAAAGTAAAGCCATTGGAGCTGCTTAGGGGTAGGTCGTCTGTGTCTATGTCGGAGAATAGATAACCTCCGGAGACGCCAATTTTGTTGTAATTTCTATCGATTCCTTGTGCTACCGCAGAAAAATTTAGGAGCAGGACTGTAACAATTAGGGGGAATATATGCCTCATAGTATAGCTGAAAGCTGCAAATGTATTGCATTTTTCTTATCTTCTCTTAGTCATTTTATAACTTAAAAATCAACCCATGGAGTATATTCTTATTGGTCCTGCCCTCTTGTTTAGTTTACTCATCCTAGTCTCTGCCTTTTTTATGGTGAAGCAACAGACAGCCGCTGTTGTGGAAAGATTCGGACGGTTTGTCGGAATTAGAAGTTCGGGGTTGCGATTTAAAATCCCTTTGGTGGATCGCATCGCCGGGCGAATCAACCTAAAGATCCAACAGTTGGATGTAATTGTTGAGACCAAAACCAAAGACGACGTGTTTGTGCGTCTTAAGATCTCTGTTCAGTTTCAAGTGATCAAAGACAAAGTGTACGAAGCCTTTTACAAGCTAGAAAACCCACACGATCAGATCACTAGTTATGTGTTCGATGTGGTGCGTGCAGAAGTGCCAAAAATGAAACTCGACTACGTTTTTGAGCGTAAAGACGACATTGCCATCGCCGTAAAGCGTGAGCTCAATGAAGCTATGCTCGATTACGGATACGATATTATTAAGACCCTAGTTACCGATATTGATCCGGACGTACAGGTAAAAGCTGCGATGAACCGAATCAACGCCGCGGAGCGTGAAAAAGTTGCCGCCGAATATGAAGCAGAAGCAGAGCGAATCAAGATCGTTGCCAAAGCTCGTGCGGAGGCAGAAAGCAAGCGCTTACAAGGTCAGGGTATTGCAGATCAGCGACGCGAAATAGCCCGTGGTCTAGAAGAGTCTGTAGATGTTCTAAACAACGTTGGTATCAACTCTCAGGAAGCCTCTGCCTTAATTGTGGTAACGCAACATTACGATACCCTACAGTCTATAGGCGAAGAGACCAATACCAACTTGATCTTGTTGCCTAACTCTCCACAAGCGGGAAGTGATATGCTCAACAATATGATCGCTTCTTTCACAGCCAGTAACCAAATTGGTGAGGAGATGAAAAAGCAGAACGCAGCCCGTGGTCTGGGGAAAAATAAATCTGAATAAATCATGAGATCTATTCTACTACTCTTGTTCTTAGTCCTTGGTTTTACAACATCGGCCCAAACCGAAGATGAACTGAAAGCCTTGGCAATTTCTCAAGCTAAAATAGCCTGCGAAGCCACTGAAAATTCAGACTATGAAACCCTTTTTGATTACACCATGCCTGAGGTGCTTGAGCTTATGGGTGGGCGCCAAAACGCACTTACCATGATGCGAGACACCATGAAGAATATGGAAAGCAATGGGGTGAGTATCACCAGTAGTGAGGTTATCGAAATGACAGGCTTTGCGTTTGAACAAGACCAATATCGCTGTGTCATAAAGAACAAGGTAGTGGTTAGAATGAGTCCGGAGCAATCCACCCAGTCCATTTCTCATATGTTCGGAATCTATAATCCCGAGCTGAACCGTTGGTATTTCATTGAGGGTGCACAACTCAACAATGAGGCGGTTATAGGGATGATCTTACCAGATCTTAAAACGGCGCTAAACATCCCTCCAGATGAAAGAACAATGATAGACAACTAAAAAGAAAAGCCCCTGATTTAGGGGCTTTTTTTATGTGAGTTCTTGAGCTTCTTTGACCAGCAAGTCGTTGCGGTCTTCTAAAGCTTTGTTTATAAATTCTATGGCTTCAGATGTTTTTTCCTGACCCTTCTTAAGCAGTACGCCCAACACCAACATCGCGGCAATTCGGGTTCCTGCCTTTTTTGCGGCGGTTGCAAACAAGGGTTCCAATTCCTCATAAGATACCTTTTCTGCCAACTCAATTATACGGCCTCTGGTCGCGTTTCTCTTGTCTTCTGGTAGATTGGTATACTTCTTTCCTAATTGCTTAATTACATCTATCGCAGCGCGCTCAGGAGCTTGTTGTGTAGGTTTGTTTTGCTGCGGAGCTTGGGGTTTCTGTTTTGCCCAAGTGTCGCGCAGGCCAACGGTCTTGTTAAAGACCAGTGCCCCAGGCTTACTGTCTGGATCTACATTGAAATAGCCCAAACGTTGAAACTGGAAATGTTCTAAAGGTTTTGCATCTGCCAAAGAGGGCTCTAACATCGCCTTGCGGATCTTTAGGGAATCTGGGTTTACAAACTCCATAAAACTTTTGTCTTTGTGTGTATCTGGCGATTCATCCAAGAACAAACGGTCGTATTCACGTACCTCTGCCTCAATGGCATGATCCGCAGAAACCCAGTGCAAAGTACCTTTAACTTTGCGCAAACTCGCCTCGGTTCCACTGCCGCTTAGACTGTCAGGATCATAGGTACAGTTGATCTGAGTAATATTGCCTGCGGCATCTTTCTCTACAGATTCCGCCTTAATAATATAAGCGCTCTTTAAACGAACTTCTCCGCCCAAAGTCAGCCTATAAAACTTACGCCCAGCTTCTTCTTTAAAGTCTTCACGCTCTATGTAAAGTGTTCCTGAAAAAGGGATTTCTCTATTGCCGGCATTCGGATCTTCCGGGTTGTTCTCTGTTTCCAACCATTCCTCTTGCCCTTGTGGATAATTGGTAATTACCAATTTCACCGGGTCCAAGACAGCCATCACACGATTAGCTACTTTATTCAAGTCCTCGCGTACACAGTATTCCAGGTGTGAAACATCGACCAAGTTCTCTCGCTTAGCGATCCCCACACTGTCGGCAAAATTCTTGATAGAAGCTGGCGTATACCCTCTGCGGCGCATTCCAGAAATGGTAGGCATACGCGGATCATCCCAACCAGAAACTACTCCCTCGGCTACCAATTGTGCCAATTTGCGCTTACTCACAACTGTGTGTGAGATATTTCTACGTGCAAATTCACGCTGTTTTGGGCGTAATTTTGCCGGGTCGTGGATCTGGTCTAAGAACCAGTCGTATAGTTCACGGTGAGGTAAGA encodes:
- a CDS encoding SPFH domain-containing protein codes for the protein MEYILIGPALLFSLLILVSAFFMVKQQTAAVVERFGRFVGIRSSGLRFKIPLVDRIAGRINLKIQQLDVIVETKTKDDVFVRLKISVQFQVIKDKVYEAFYKLENPHDQITSYVFDVVRAEVPKMKLDYVFERKDDIAIAVKRELNEAMLDYGYDIIKTLVTDIDPDVQVKAAMNRINAAEREKVAAEYEAEAERIKIVAKARAEAESKRLQGQGIADQRREIARGLEESVDVLNNVGINSQEASALIVVTQHYDTLQSIGEETNTNLILLPNSPQAGSDMLNNMIASFTASNQIGEEMKKQNAARGLGKNKSE
- a CDS encoding glutamine--tRNA ligase/YqeY domain fusion protein; amino-acid sequence: MSDDKSLNFIERIIEDDLSKSYSKQQLRFRFPPEPNGYLHLGHASAICLNFGLGQRYNAPVNLRFDDTNPAKEEQEFVDAIKRDIEWLGYEWDQECYASDYFQELYDWTVELIKAGKAYVDSQSSEAIAEQKGTPNEPGVASPYRDRSVAENLELFAKMKAGEMPEGQHVVRAKIDMSSPNMLMRDPVMYRVLHKHHHRTGSDWSIFPMYDWAHGESDYVEQVSHSLCTLEFLPHRELYDWFLDQIHDPAKLRPKQREFARRNISHTVVSKRKLAQLVAEGVVSGWDDPRMPTISGMRRRGYTPASIKNFADSVGIAKRENLVDVSHLEYCVREDLNKVANRVMAVLDPVKLVITNYPQGQEEWLETENNPEDPNAGNREIPFSGTLYIEREDFKEEAGRKFYRLTLGGEVRLKSAYIIKAESVEKDAAGNITQINCTYDPDSLSGSGTEASLRKVKGTLHWVSADHAIEAEVREYDRLFLDESPDTHKDKSFMEFVNPDSLKIRKAMLEPSLADAKPLEHFQFQRLGYFNVDPDSKPGALVFNKTVGLRDTWAKQKPQAPQQNKPTQQAPERAAIDVIKQLGKKYTNLPEDKRNATRGRIIELAEKVSYEELEPLFATAAKKAGTRIAAMLVLGVLLKKGQEKTSEAIEFINKALEDRNDLLVKEAQELT